The Lycium ferocissimum isolate CSIRO_LF1 chromosome 1, AGI_CSIRO_Lferr_CH_V1, whole genome shotgun sequence genome includes a region encoding these proteins:
- the LOC132045596 gene encoding histone deacetylase 19, translating to MDAGGNSLASGADGKKRKVSYFYDPEVGNYYYGQGHPMKPHRIRMTHALLAHYGLLQHMHVLKPNPARDKDLCRFHADDYVSFLRSITPETQQDQLRQLKRFNVGEDCPVFDGLYSFCQTYAGGSVGGAVKLNHGHCDIAVNWAGGLHHAKKCEASGFCYVNDIVLAILELLKVHERVLYVDIDIHHGDGVEEAFYTTDRVMTVSFHKFGDYFPGTGDVRDIGFGSGKYYSLNVPLDDGIDDDSYQSLFKPIMGKVMEVFKPGAVVLQCGADSLSGDRLGCFNLSIKGHAECVKYMRSFNVPLLLLGGGGYTIRNVARCWCYETGVALGIELEDKMPQHEYYEYFGPDYTLHVAPSNMENKNSRQILEDIRSKLLENLSKLQHAPSVQFQERPPDTELPEADEDQEDADSRWDADSDTNDEERKPIPSRVRREHVEPEGKGTEDMKTEERLREVESAFAESTSLKGGNSGSALIDGGQIKMEQGCSNKPFDQPTDINS from the exons ATGGATGCTGGAGGAAACTCCTTAGCATCTGGCGCAGatggaaagaagagaaaagtaAGTTATTTCTATGATCCTGAAGTTGGCAATTACTATTATGGACAAGGGCACCCAATGAAGCCGCATAGAATCAGAATGACACATGCTCTTCTTGCCCACTATGGATTATTACAACACATGCATGTTCTGAAGCCAAATCCTGCTAGAGATAAGGATCTCTGCAGGTTTCATGCTGATGATTATGTTTCTTTCTTGAGAAGCATAACCCCAGAAACACAGCAAGATCAGCTGAGGCAGCTGAAGAGGTTCAATGTCGGGGAGGACTGTCCAGTTTTTGATGGTCTTTATTCCTTTTGTCAAACCTATGCTGGAGGTTCTGTTGGTGGGGCCGTTAAGTTAAACCATGGACACTGTGATATTGCCGTAAATTGGGCTGGTGGATTACATCATGCCAAGAAATGTGAAGCATCTGGTTTCTGCTATGTGAATGATATTGTGCTTGCCATTTTGGAGCTACTCAAAGTCCATGAG AGAGTGTTGTATGTGGATATTGATATCCATCATGGTGATGGCGTGGAAGAGGCTTTTTATACTACAGATAGGGTCATGACAGTTTCCTTTCATAAATTTGGAGATTACTTTCCTGGTACAGGGGATGTACGTGATATTGGATTTGGAAGTGGAAAATACTACTCTCTTAATGTTCCACTAGATGATGGAATCGATGATGACAGTTATCAGTCCCTCTTTAAGCCAATAATGGGcaaagttatggaagttttTAAGCCTGGAGCTGTGGTCTTGCAATGTGGTGCTGATTCCTTGTCTGGGGACAGGCTAGGCTGCTTTAATCTCTCTATTAAAGGTCATGCAGAATGTGTCAAATACATGAGGTCTTTCAATGTGCCTCTATTGTTGCTTGGTGGAGGTGGCTACACAATACGTAATGTTGCTCGTTGCTGGTGTTACGAA ACAGGAGTTGCATTAGGAATAGAGCTTGAAGATAAGATGCCGCAACATGAATATTATGAATACTTTGGTCCAGATTATACCTTGCATGTTGCTCCAAGTAACATGGAGAACAAAAATTCTCGTCAGATTTTAGAAGATATAAGATCAAAGCTGCTTGAAAATCTTTCAAAGCTTCAGCATGCCCCAAGTGTACAGTTCCAGGAGCGACCACCAGATACTGAATTGCCCGAG GCTGATGAAGATCAAGAGGATGCAGATTCAAGATGGGATGCTGATTCTGACACAAATGATGAAGAACG TAAGCCCATTCCTAGCAGAGTGAGGAGGGAACATGTTGAACCTGAAGGAAAAGGAACG GAAGACATGAAAACCGAGGAGCGTCTAAGAGAAGTAGAGTCGGCATTTGCCGAATCAACAAGTTTGAAG GGTGGCAATTCAGGTTCTGCACTGATAGATGGAGGACAGATAAAAATGGAACAAGGATGCTCTAACAAACCTTTTGATCAGCCAACTGATATTAATTCTTGA
- the LOC132045726 gene encoding uncharacterized protein LOC132045726 — protein MASKSDMKGFYKQKKNSGGITKKSKSTTSTKKSTAPKNAAAIGSNVTQPSALISHGSLDLQDNYDQNEEVLRQFDMNMVYGPCLGMGRLDRWERAKKLGLNPPTDVERLLRSSKVRNESLWEGRV, from the exons atggcgTCGAAATCAGACATGAAAGGTTTCTATAAGCAAAAAAAGAATAGTGGTGGCATcactaaaaaatcaaaatcaacaaCATCTACCAAGAAATCAACGGCACCAAAAAATGCTGCAGCAATTGGCTCTAATGTTACTCAACCTTCAGCACTCATCTCTCATGGCTCTCTTGATTTGCAAG ATAATTATGATCAGAATGAGGAAGTGTTGAGGCAATTCGACATGAATATGGTTTATGGGCCATGCCTTGGAATGGGCAGACTGGACAGGTGGGAGCGTGCTAAGAAACTTGGTTTGAACCCTCCAACGGATGTGGAGCGGCTATTAAGGTCTAGCAAGGTTCGCAATGAGTCCCTGTGGGAGGGTCGCGTTTAG
- the LOC132045881 gene encoding probable voltage-gated potassium channel subunit beta, with product MEYKNLGRSGLKVSQLSYGSWVTFGNRIDVKEAKSLIQYCRYYGVNFFDNAEVYANGRAEEIMGQVISELGWKRSDIVVSTKIFWGGYGPNDKGLSRKHIIEGTKGSLKRLEMDYVDLIYCHRPDVCTPIEETVRAMNYVIDNGWAFYWGTSEWSAQQISEAWSVAQRLDLVGPIVEQPEYNLFSRHKVESEYIPLYSKYGLGLTTWSPLASGVLTGKYTAKNIPPDSRFALENYKSLASRLLVDDVLRKVNGLKPIAEELGVPLSQLAIAWCASNPNVSSVITGATKESQILDNMKAIDVIPLLTPDVMAKIEAVVQTKPKHNPDSYR from the exons ATGGAGTACAAGAATCTTGGTCGATCTGGCCTAAAAGTATCACAACTTTCATACGGTTCATGGGTAACATTTGGTAACCGAATAGATGTAAAAGAAGCAAAATCACTCATACAATACTGTCGTTATTATGGTGTCAACTTTTTCGACAATGCAGAGGTTTATGCTAATGGTAGAGCTGAAGAAATCATGGGACAAGTTATATCTGAACTTGGTTGGAAACGTTCAGACATAGTTGTTTCTACAAAGATTTTCTGGGGTGGTTATGGTCCTAATGATAAAGGTctatcaagaaaacatattattGAAGGTACAAAAGGTTCTTTAAAAAGACTTGAAATGGATTATGTGGATTTGATATATTGTCATAGGCCTGATGTTTGTACACCTATTGAAGAGACTGTGAGAGCTATGAATTATGTTATTGATAATGGATGGGCTTTTTATTGGGGTACTAGTGAATGGTCTGCTCAACAGATTAGTGAAGCTTGGTCTGTTGCTCAAAGATTGGATCTTGTTGGACCTATTGTTGAACAGCCTGAATACAATTTGTTTTCCAGGCACAAg GTTGAATCTGAATATATCCCTCTGTACAGTAAATATGGCCTTGGTCTCACCACATGGAGCCCTCTTGCTTCAGGAGTCCTCACTGGAAAATATACTGCTAAGAACATTCCACCTGATAGTCGTTTTGCACTGGAAAATTACAAG AGTCTTGCAAGCAGATTATTGGTGGATGATGTTTTGAGGAAAGTGAATGGATTGAAACCAATTGCAGAGGAACTAGGTGTTCCTCTATCTCAACTTGCAATCGCCTGGTGTGCGTCAAATCCTAATGTCTCATCTGTTATTACTGGTGCCACTAAAGAGTCTCAG ATTCTAGATAACATGAAAGCTATCGATGTTATTCCATTGCTAACACCCGATGTGATGGCGAAGATTGAGGCTGTTGTTCAAACCAAACCGAAGCATAATCCAGATTCATATAGGTAG
- the LOC132061656 gene encoding uncharacterized protein LOC132061656, which translates to MEAIFTYNDHPSSVARVVIRQSRNNNDIINPLAVQFQNLSINNHNNNTHITNLPTLAIYFHLHTHDTYWYRPSHHESLQFQGQQTHIKSRTLNLDPSEYMSYGMFYSFMLAHLLDDEWGEESDRNYRYVVIHDMISTLREFADHESNKGRQKLKVFVGVTVTVHHHLDERILFEESSNNRMIPASKSSMQLLKRMEVDGSIMMNEDCVICLEDLGKKQRELLCMPCSHIFHGDCITKWLENGHCCPICRYQMPTK; encoded by the coding sequence ATGGAGGCTATTTTCACATACAATGATCATCCCTCCTCAGTTGCAAGAGTCGTTATTCGACAATCAAGAAACAATAATGATATTATTAATCCTTTAGCCGTTCAATTTCAAAACTTAAGcatcaacaaccataataaTAATACTCATATTACTAATTTACCCACTTTAGCCATTTACTTTCACCTTCATACTCATGACACATATTGGTATAGACCTTCACATCATGAGAGTTTACAATTTCAAGGACAACAAACTCATATCAAATCACGTACTCTCAATCTTGACCCTTCAGAATACATGTCATATGGTATGTTCTACTCTTTCATGCTAGCACATCTACTCGACGACGAATGGGGTGAGGAGTCTGATCGTAATTATCGTTACGTTGTCATCCATGATATGATTAGTACATTGAGGGAATTTGCTGATCATGAGTCTAACAAGGGTCGTCAGAAGTTGAAGGTGTTCGTTGGTGTAACTGTGACCGTTCACCATCATCTTGATGAGAGAATTTTGTTTGAAGAGTCGTCAAACAATAGGATGATACCAGCAAGCAAGTCATCAATGCAGTTGCTAAAGAGAATGGAAGTTGATGGAAGTATTATGATGAATGAGGACTGTGTGATTTGTTTAGAAGATCTTGGAAAGAAGCAGAGAGAATTGTTGTGCATGCCTTGCTCACACATCTTTCATGGAGATTGCATTACAAAATGGTTAGAGAATGGTCATTGTTGCCCCATTTGCCGCTATCAAATGCCAACCAAATAG